In a genomic window of Zootoca vivipara chromosome 5, rZooViv1.1, whole genome shotgun sequence:
- the KIFBP gene encoding KIF-binding protein, translating into MATPAEWASLCEKFRSAVNLSYVESKKDPETEPYRSKYSARELLEGIKLQLGSEEAEGSPGGAAAGADERERQRAVALAAVEYELGVNHTDTQEYSAGEEHLVKCAQLLEPHRLSRECVSLYIQAQNNLGILWSERDNIKTAQTYLESAEALYNQYMKENGNPPLDSSEHFMDEEEKLTDQERSKRFEKVYTHTLYYLAQVYQHLEMIEKAAQYCHTTLKRQLEYSGYYPVEWALNAATLSQYYLTKQCFMESRHCLAAASVIFGQAGQVPSAEDNETEQDQQDLRQRRAEIARCWIKYCLNLLQGARKLLEDNIGELDPDRQSELKAQQKKEEDEKEEDRKKAVLFGTSDLCDSILAMEEKVSCVFPLDFQEAREVFLVGQNYVNEAKDFFQVDGYVTDHIEILQDHSALFKVLAFFEEDYERRCKMHKRRIDMLDPIYAGLNPQYYLLLSRQLQFELADTYYEMMDLKVAIGNKLEELDSHTIKKINSLAQMSMKYYELFLDSLRNPDKIFPEILEEDVLRPAMVAKFHIARLYGKLITSDGKKQLENMQTSLEYYSFLVDYCEKHTDAVQAIETELELSREMVGLLPTRMERLRAKLSTFT; encoded by the exons ATGGCGACCCCCGCCGAGTGGGCCTCGCTGTGCGAGAAGTTTCGCAGCGCCGTCAACCTCTCCTACGTGGAGTCCAAGAAAGATCCGGAGACTGAGCCGTACCGCTCTAAGTACAGCGCCCGGGAGCTGCTGGAAGGTATCAAGCTGCAGCTGGGCTCCGAGGAGGCGGAAGGCAGCCCAGGAGGCGCGGCCGCCGGGGCCGACGAGCGGGAGCGGCAGCGCGCCGTGGCGCTGGCTGCCGTGGAGTACGAGCTCGGGGTGAACCACACCGACACCCAGGAGTACTCGGCCGGCGAGGAGCACCTGGTGAAGTGCGCGCAGCTGCTGGAGCCTCACCGCCTCTCCCGGGAGTGCGTCTCTCTCTACATCCAGGCCCAG AATAACCTGGGCATCCTGTGGTCAGAAAGAGATAACATTAAAACAGCTCAGACTTACTTGGAATCTGCAGAGGCTTTATATAATCAGTACATGAAAGAG AATGGGAATCCCCCACTTGATTCCAGTGAACATTTTATGGATGAAGAAGAGAAACTTACTGACCAAGAAAGATCAAAAAG ATTTGAGAAGGTCTATACTCATACGCTATATTATCTGGCCCAAGTCTACCAGCATCTGGAGATGATTGAGAAGGCTGCACAGTATTGCCATACCACCCTTAAACGGCAGCTTGAATATAGTGGCTACTATCCAGTAGAATGGGCTCTCAATGCAGCTACTTTGTCTCAGTATTATCTCACAAAG CAATGTTTCATGGAGTCCAGGCATTGTTTAGCAGCTGCCAGTGTCATCTTTGGCCAAGCTGGACAGGTGCCATCTGCAGAGGACA ATGAAACAGAACAAGATCAGCAAGACCTTCGACAGAGAAGAGCTGAAATTGCAAGGTGTTGGATTAAGTACTGCTTGAACTTGTTGCAGGGAGCCAGGAAATTGCTTGAG GACAACATTGGGGAGCTGGATCCAGACAGGCAGTCGGAGCTTAAAGCCCagcagaagaaagaggaggatgagAAGGAAGAGGACAGGAAGAAAGCTGTTCTGTTTGGAACTAGTGATCTGTGTGACTCTATTTTGGCCATGGAAGAAAAAGTGAGCTGTGTGTTTCCACTAGACTTCCAAGAAGCTAGAGAAGTCTTCTTAGTGGGTCAGAATTATGTCAATGAAGCAAAAGATTTCTTTCAGGTAGATGGGTATGTCACTGACCACATTGAAATTCTTCAGGATCACAGTGCCTTGTTCAAGGTGCTGGCATTCTTTGAAGAAGATTATGAGAGGCGTTGCAAGATGCACAAGCGTAGGATAGATATGCTGGATCCCATATATGCTGGCTTAAACCCTCAGTATTACCTTCTGCTCAGTAGGCAGCTTCAGTTTGAATTAGCCGACACCTATTACGAGATGATGGATTTAAAAGTGGCCATTGGTAATAAGCTAGAGGAACTTGACTCACAcacaataaagaaaataaattctcTTGCTCAGATGTCCATGAAATACTATGAACTCTTTTTAGATTCATTGAGGAACCCTGATAAGATTTTCCCTGAGATCCTAGAGGAGGATGTCCTGCGCCCTGCAATGGTGGCCAAGTTCCATATTGCCCGCCTTTATGGCAAGCTTATTACTTCGGATGGCAAGAAACAGTTGGAGAACATGCAGACTTCGTTGGAATATTACTCGTTTTTGGTAGACTACTGCGAGAAGCACACAGATGCCGTCCAGGCCATTGAAACTGAGCTAGAGCTCAGTAGAGAGATGGTTGGGCTTCTCCCAACAAGAATGGAAAGGCTAAGAGCCAAGCTTTCTACTTTCACTTAA